One Tachysurus fulvidraco isolate hzauxx_2018 chromosome 2, HZAU_PFXX_2.0, whole genome shotgun sequence DNA segment encodes these proteins:
- the immp1l gene encoding mitochondrial inner membrane protease subunit 1 isoform X3, translating to MSQRLYSKVLGFLGYTLQYSCIAHCTFEYVGEFVVCSGPSMEPTITNHNVVFSERLSRHLYRIEKGDIVIAKSPFDPNMNICKRVIGLEGDKVCTSGPSDTFKTHTFVPRGHVWLEGDNLQNSTDSRSYGPVPYGLIQGRVCLKFCQRHGGYIKQSHSYKY from the exons ATGTCACAGCGCTTGTACAGCAAGGTGTTGGGCTTTTTGGGCTACACTCTTCAGTACAGCTGCATCGCTCACTGCACGTTTGAGTATGTTGGAGAGTTTGTTGTG TGTTCAGGACCGTCAATGGAGCCAACCATCACCAATCACAACGTTGTTTTTTCAGAACGCCTCAGCAGACACTTATACCGCATCGAGAA agggGACATTGTGATCGCTAAGAGCCCATTTGACCCAAATATGAACATCTGTAAGCGAGTTATTGGACTGGAAGGAGATAAAGTCTGCACCAGTGGCCCCTCAGATACATTTAAGACACACACTTTT gtccCAAGAGGTCACGTGTGGTTGGAAGGTGATAATCTACAGAACTCTACAGACTCGAGAAGTTACGGCCCCGTTCCCTACGGACTCATACAAGGACGAGTGTGTTtaaag TTTTGTCAGAGACACGGAGGTTACATCAAACAGTCACACAGTTACAAATACTGA
- the elp4 gene encoding elongator complex protein 4, producing MAAHMDSAAKGGFSSRNATSFQKKSRSKLLQIPGTKPSVHTGQLIVSSGVPSLDCALGGGLAVGSLLLIEEDEFDSYSRTLLQYFLAEGVMSGHELFIASAQDHPDDIIKDLPSPLQDEDPGSKSVSSSNLDQQDAMKIAWRYQNLPKVQTVLSSSSRFGHYYDLSKHMEQDLLQNTKIHTFYLPEEQTNPTHQRLNPSGVLGPYSVLLRSIQLLIRQNGFDGSNSQVKPSNVLRLALHSLGSALWGDDVCVSSANNHALLAFLYAFRALLRSSLSVAIVTVPTHLVRNKLIRGRMIRLSDTAIALQSFSDAERNKSPLYKDYHGLLHVIQVPRLNCLSCEVPDTKDLAFRLKRRQFTIERMHLPPDLSDSVSRVSKVQHAPLCTTDRNKNLDF from the exons ATGGCGGCGCACATGGACAGCGCGGCTAAAGGGGGCTTTTCATCACGAAACGCTACCAGTTTTCAGAAAAAATCCCGCAGTAAATTGCTTCAGATTCCTGGCACTAAACCGTCTGTTCACACCGGGCAGCTCATCGTGTCCTCCGGTGTACCGTCACTAGACTGTGCTTTGG GAGGAGGACTGGCAGTGGGCAGCCTGCTGCTTATTG agGAGGATGAGTTTGACAGTTACTCACGTACATTGCTGCAGTATTTCCTGGCGGAAGGTGTGATGAGTGGACACGAACTCTTCATTGCTTCAGCTCAAGATCACCCTGATGACATCATAAAG GATCTTCCATCTCCACTTCAGGATGAAGATCCAGGGTCTAAAAGTGTCTCGTCATCGAATCTGGATCAGCAAGATGCAATGAAAATCGCCTGGCGCTATCAGAACCTCCCTAAAGTccag ACTGTGCTTTCCTCTTCATCCCGCTTCGGTCATTATTACGACCTCTCCAAACATATGGAGCAAGATCTTCTACAAAACACCAAGATTCACACTTTCTACCTGCCTGAAGAGCAAACAAACCCTACACATCAGAG GCTCAATCCCAGCGGTGTTCTCGGCCCCTACTCCGTGTTACTACGCTCTATCCAGTTGTTAATCAGACAAAATGGGTTCGATGGCTCAAACTCACAG GTGAAGCCTAGTAATGTGCTACGACTTGCCCTGCACTCCCTGGGGTCAGCACTATGgggtgatgatgtgtgtgttagttctGCCAACAATCACGCCCTGTTGGCCTTCCTCTATGCCTTCCGAGCCCTGCTACGCTCTTCCCTTTCCGTCGCAATTGTGACGGTACCCACTCACCTTGTCAGG AATAAGTTAATAAGAGGGAGGATGATCAGGTTGAGCGATACAGCTATCGCGTTGCAGTCGTTCTCAGACgcagagagaaacaaaagccCACTTTATAAAGACTACCACG GTCTTCTGCATGTTATCCAGGTTCCTCGGCTGAACTGTTTGAGCTGTGAAGTTCCAGATACAAAGGACCTCGCATTCAGATTGAAGAGGAGACAGTTTACCATTgag AGGATGCATTTGCCCCCAGATCTCTCGGACTCAGTAAGCCGAGTCAGTAAAGTACAGCATGCTCCACTTTGTACTACTGATAGAAACAAGAACCTGGACTTCTAG
- the LOC113646112 gene encoding annexin A2-B-like, producing the protein MALVSEFLGQLTLGVGREARFPTVVPAVHFDPEKDASWIDTAIKTKGVDEAIIIDILTQRTYIQRREIAFEYERKTKKDMITALKAALTGSLENLILGLMKNTVQFDAFELRASMKGLGTDEESLIEIVCSRSNEELLEIKKVYKELFKKDLEKDVAGDTSGDFCRLLLSLVEAKREEPSNIVDLEKIDSDARALYDAGVKRKGTDVATWIAIFSERSVLHLQKVFERYNSYSPYDIKESIRKEVKGDLEKSFLTLVECFENKQLYFASKLNEAMKPKSVKDKVVTRIMVSRCEVDLMKIRMEFKTHFGKSLYQTISEVTKGDYQRALLNLCGGDD; encoded by the exons ATGGCATTGGTGTCAGAATTTCTGGGTCAGCTCACACTTGGAGTG GGGAGAGAAGCTCGGTTCCCAACAGTGGTACCGGCTGTACATTTTGACCCGGAGAAGGATGCGAGCTGGATCGATACAGCCATCAAAACCAAAG GTGTGGATGAGGCCATAATCATTGATATCCTAACACAGCGCACCTACATCCAGAGGAGAGAGATCGCATTTGAGTAtgagaggaaaacaaaaaag GACATGATTACTGCCCTGAAGGCAGCGTTGACAGGATCTCTAGAAAATCTTATTCTTGGCCTAATGAAGAACACAGTGCAATTCGATGCCTTTGAGCTCAGAGCTTCGATGAAG GGTCTTGGTACTGATGAGGAGAGTTTGATCGAGATCGTTTGCTCTCGTAGTAACGAGGAACTGCTGGAGATTAAAAAAGTTTACAAGGAAT TGTTCAAGAAGGACTTGGAGAAAGACGTTGCTGGAGATACTTCCGGTGATTTTTGTAGGTTGCTGCTGTCTCTGGTTGAg GCTAAAAGAGAAGAACCTAGCAACATCGTGGACCTTGAAAAGATTGATAGTGACGCCAGA GCCCTCTATGATGCAGGGGTGAAGAGAAAGGGAACGGACGTGGCCACTTGGATAGCCATTTTCTCCGAAAGGAGTGTACTACATCTCCAGAAAG TGTTTGAGAGGTATAACAGCTACAGCCCATATGACATAAAGGAGAGCATTCGAAAGGAGGTGAAAGGAGATCTGGAGAAATCCTTCCTTACACTGG TGGAGTGCtttgaaaacaagcagctttACTTTGCTAGCAAACTCAACGAAGCCATGAAG CCCAAAAGCGTCAAGGACAAGGTCGTGACTCGGATCATGGTCTCACGCTGTGAAGTGGATCTCATGAAGATCCGCATGgagtttaaaacacattttggaAAATCACTCTACCAGACAATCTCG GAGGTCACAAAGGGTGACTACCAGAGAGCACTGCTAAATCTGTGTGGAGGAGATGATTAG
- the gtf2a2 gene encoding transcription initiation factor IIA subunit 2: MAYQLYRNTTLGNSLQESLDELIQTQQITPQLALQVLLQFDKAINTALANRVRNRVNFKGSLNTYRFCDNVWTFVLNDVEFREVTDLVKVDKVKIVACDGKNTGSNTAE; this comes from the exons ATGGCATATCAGCTCTACCGAAACACGACACTCGGAAACAGTTTACAGGAGAGTCTTGATGAGCTGATACAG ACTCAACAAATCACCCCACAGTTGGCTCTGCAAGTCTTGCTACAGTTCGACAAAGCCATCAACACAGCACTGGCTAACCGCGTTCGCAACAGAGTCAACTTTAAA GGATCACTGAACACGTATAGGTTTTGCGACAATGTGTGGACATTTGTTCTGAACGATGTGGAGTTCCGCGAGGTCACCGACCTGGTGAAGGTGGATAAAGTCAAGATAGTAGCTTGTGATGGAAAAA ACACTGGCTCTAATACAGCAgagtga